From the Burkholderia ubonensis subsp. mesacidophila genome, the window CGCACCGCGCAGATGCGCTGGACGAACGCCGCGCGCGGCGCAGCGACGAAGCCGTCTTCGTACCCCACCACGCGCAGGCGGCCGCGCACAGCTTCGAGCAGTTCGCCCGGCGCGAGCAGGAACGCAGGGTTCGACGGCTTGCCGACCGTTTCGTTTCCTCGCGCGAAGGTTTCGTAGACGAGCACGCCGCCCGGCTCGAGCGCATCGAGCAGATGGGGCCAGAGCGGACGATGCAGATAATTCGTGACGACCACGGCCGCAAACCGCTCGCCGGCCGGCAGCGGCCACGGTGCGCCTTCCAGATCGGCGTCGCGGGCGTCCACGCCGGGAAGCGCACGCAACGCGGCGAGCGCGGCCGGATCGCGTTCGAGCGCGACGACCGGATGCCCGTGCGCGGCAAACCAGCGCGCATGCCGCCCGCCGCCCGCGGCGACGTCCAGCACCGCGCCGCCGGCCGCGATCAGCGGCGTCCAGCCGGCGACCCAGCGCGACGGCTCGGTCGACGCGCCGTGCCCGCCGCCGGCGGACACGGCCGGTTCATGTGTGCCGTTCACGTGTACGACAG encodes:
- a CDS encoding class I SAM-dependent methyltransferase translates to MNGTHEPAVSAGGGHGASTEPSRWVAGWTPLIAAGGAVLDVAAGGGRHARWFAAHGHPVVALERDPAALAALRALPGVDARDADLEGAPWPLPAGERFAAVVVTNYLHRPLWPHLLDALEPGGVLVYETFARGNETVGKPSNPAFLLAPGELLEAVRGRLRVVGYEDGFVAAPRAAFVQRICAVREGAATGSEAGIPRYELPG